One window of Daphnia carinata strain CSIRO-1 chromosome 7, CSIRO_AGI_Dcar_HiC_V3, whole genome shotgun sequence genomic DNA carries:
- the LOC130695542 gene encoding uncharacterized protein LOC130695542: MAQAIVPTILTSIDEEEEALSDVETIVDPIRLKRLRTNGKMAHTKAGKKLAQSVRIGEDRDTVRALRANYVREFDSLETCHDRYVQCNAPNCSANDLEGEIQWIQAVIYDHQSTLADCDDYVAWTKPKSSSSVHSRASSRHSSVSSRQARIHEAEQREKEAELMLQQTLEETTRREEEDAKIRELDEYKQRVESERKQRELRNEMDRQRLSGAIMRRQLAELIADEQPGPTRASSVTSNMSRVSGSSSRSATPAVSLPNIATTSTATQASTVNTPLVGSTSRIPTPTRLFTQSTATTPPTPTVGFLGKMRNLASKVFTPGSSLPRSSSMPHIPTFPVQPPTTLPPGNVNTGFSRGNTNQPSSLGSAFPNSTNVGPANLGPSHGPGLSARIPTVTTLPSGSGSSHGPANTTTTYSLPLFTPSMNNEQPASTPFPGYPGTPAHPPTVQHPPTVYTPDAWIRTINTPPAGTNRPGIKPPRMKAPTFDGDPRNWPMFIQMFKVFVHDAVSSDAERIAHLYDALTPTIRKDIGGALLNPGLYQHALNELQRRYGNPQIVSQACTSSLLKLRPFRDNDFSALRAFSADLHSVVATLKLGGYGMELYSHTTLSQLISKLPPALKSRWGEKSWAMQPTLASIEDLDQWLDGVSMAEQSIRASSIETPHRQHIKPSEEKRRTPHKPNVFTTTSVTPPKPNNDEAASRCPGCNSKHPHRLKDCRKFRDIPVEKRAQIVKEANLCLRCLGSDHLSRACTRTERCSKPDCDGIHHPLLHGAPRLYPQRMGPGSTTTKFSGSVATKSAGSRTLLPIVPVILKANGNEYPLYALLDPGSEISVIRGKTAALINLRGKVERVATRTVNGETKSVDRKIVNFSVTSIDGRFSFDISDAHVMDTFELDKRPINLASLREQWPHLAHVPVHSTTKEDVAILIGHDHPSAIEIFETRKDPFDQRAPRAYLSAFGWYIGGPCGKPSDDTRDCFHSHLAERECDVLLQQFVEADTFGTKPNVTKPIGREERRAWDILNNTTRHNGERYEVNLLWKMDNPDLPNNLFLAQRRFFNLERKLIKDKDLGKVYGSVISTYVNLHHARKLSREEINAGPLGRTWYCPHHPVFNPNKPGKCRVVFDLSAKHNGICLNDALLKGPDLMTNLIGVLLRFRQHAIPLVADIEKMFHQVRIRSPDGPAFRFIWREPGSANPPDVYQMEVHLFGAVSSPAICAYALQQAVKDSEDPKLLLRQISRHFYVDNWLTSFPSTSEAISTAHQLTRVLRAGGFPLTQWATSNDVVRKAIPGQRKEGASINMDLDEDPIERTLGLVWDFRRDVFVLGAKAEPGGRTKRDLLKSIFSIFDPLGFLAPIVFQAKVLMQDIWRRKFDWDDELSQDLIDRWIRWTETLPSLSKLVLERCISPPRNDLTATELHIFGDASELGFGAVAYVRFLFNDRPASVKFIISKARVAPLKFLTIPRLELNAAVLAARLGTQVCVEHDLAFGQIFYWTDSTTVLSWINSRNCRFNNYVGNRIGEIFETTTPDQWNYVPSASNPADDASRGLDASEFTIDHRWFSGPSFLRGLDNWPELQSLPVIDETDPEIRETAWIGVVQREIDGIDLLIDRKSRPQIIFNAVAYLFRFIWNARQRDPNQRRANGLSADEVQMGKSFILQRTQANAYQQEMNCLRAGRPIEKDSKLIKLAPFLDHRGFMCVGGRIEKAPLPIDSRHPIILPRSERMTELILFKLHRDRGHLSASELHHEARREFWIPKGLITAQRVRHLCYLCRRRSAKGTTPIMAALPTSRLKVGYPTFTHTGVDYFGPINVTIFRRTIKRWGCLFTCLTSRCVHLEMAYSMDTSSFISALDRFQNRRGVPASYHSDNGTNFVGAQRELAECLQNLNQDAILRHLNRQPSKWVFNPPAAPHFGGVWERMVRAAKIALRAVLGNQRLTDEILLTALTLIENILNSRKLTPISDDPNDSECLTPNHLLLGRATPNLPPDVFTEDDLTAKQRWRIAQAVADQFWQRWMKEVLPSLTEREKWYQEHPNLQVGDIVVIIDPATPRGTWPTGKIIQTFPGDDGVVRSVNIQTNGTERHRPAHSLFLLESVLVREGALGTAKRRAGDVAELELAKTVSFKSDLATPQPEEEIR; this comes from the coding sequence ATGGCTCAAGCTATCGTACCTACTATTCTCACTTCCatcgatgaagaagaagaagcattGTCCGATGTGGAAACCATTGTTGATCCTATCCGCCTCAAGAGGCTAAGAACCAATGGAAAGATGGCCCATACCAAAGCGGGCAAGAAACTCGCGCAATCTGTAAGAATTGGTGAAGATCGTGACACTGTACGAGCGCTCCGCGCTAACTACGTTCGTGAGTTCGACAGTTTAGAGACGTGCCACGATCGATATGTCCAGTGCAACGCTCCCAATTGCAGCGCAAATGACTTGGAAGGTGAGATACAGTGGATACAAGCTGTCATCTATGACCACCAATCAACCTTGGCCGATTGTGACGATTATGTAGCATGGACGAAGCCAAAATCAAGCTCTTCCGTGCATTCCAGAGCCTCTTCACGACATTCCAGTGTTTCGTCCCGACAAGCTAGAATTCACGAAGCTGAGCAAAGGGAGAAGGAAGCCGAACTGATGCTTCAACAAACCCTGGAAGAGACAACGCGCAGAGAAGAGGAGGATGCAAAGATAAGGGAGCTTGACGAATATAAACAACGAGTCGAGAGCGAAAGGAAACAGCGAGAGCTACGAAACGAGATGGACCGACAACGATTAAGCGGTGCCATCATGCGACGACAACTAGCCGAACTTATTGCAGATGAGCAGCCTGGGCCAACACGAGCTTCTTCCGTTACAAGCAACATGTCCAGGGTAAGCGGTTCGTCGTCACGTTCAGCTACTCCAGCTGTAAGTCTACCGAATATTGCCACTACCTCCACTGCTACTCAAGCCTCTACAGTGAACACACCGCTAGTAGGATCCACGTCTAGGATACCTACACCTACGAGGCTCTTTACCCAATCGACGGCGACAACACCGCCCACACCAACGGTGGGCTTCTTGGGAAAGATGCGCAATCTCGCTAGTAAAGTTTTCACGCCTGGCAGCTCTTTACCACGCTCGAGCTCCATGCCACACATCCCTACGTTTCCTGTTCAACCTCCGACCACGCTTCCACCTGGGAATGTTAACACCGGTTTCTCTCGGGGAAACACCAACCAACCGAGTTCCTTGGGTTCAGCGTTTCCGAATAGCACGAACGTTGGGCCGGCCAACTTAGGTCCGTCACATGGTCCGGGTTTGTCCGCACGAATTCCAACTGTGACTACGCTCCCGAGTGGCTCCGGTTCGTCACACGGGCCGGCAAATACTACCACTACATATAGCTTGCCGTTATTCACACCGTCTATGAATAACGAACAACCAGCGTCGACTCCCTTTCCAGGCTACCCAGGAACACCCGCTCATCCGCCGACAGTGCAACATCCGCCTACCGTTTATACACCAGACGCTTGGATTCGCACTATCAATACTCCGCCCGCCGGCACAAATCGCCCTGGTATTAAGCCACCCCGGATGAAGGCACCTACCTTCGATGGAGATCCTCGCAACTGGCCGATGTTCATACAGATGTTCAAGGTTTTCGTCCACGATGCCGTAAGTTCTGACGCAGAACGCATCGCTCATCTGTATGACGCGCTAACACCGACCATTCGGAAGGACATCGGAGGAGCTCTTCTCAACCCGGGGCTTTACCAACACGCGCTTAACGAACTTCAACGGAGATACGGAAACCCGCAGATTGTCTCCCAAGCCTGCACTTCATCGCTTCTCAAACTACGGCCGTTTAGAGACAACGATTTTAGTGCCCTTCGGGCTTTCTCCGCCGATCTCCACTCCGTGGTAGCAACGCTTAAATTGGGAGGATACGGAATGGAACTTTACAGCCACACCACGCTTTCGCAGCTGATTTCCAAACTTCCTCCAGCATTGAAGAGTCGATGGGGCGAGAAGAGTTGGGCAATGCAACCCACTCTTGCATCGATTGAAGACTTGGATCAGTGGCTCGACGGAGTTTCAATGGCTGAACAATCTATCCGAGCGAGTTCGATCGAAACTCCTCATAGACAGCACATTAAACCATCGGAGGAGAAACGTCGTACTCCACACAAGCCTAACGTATTCACCACCACGTCCGTAACGCCCCCGAAACCGAACAACGACGAAGCAGCCTCTAGATGTCCGGGGTGCAACAGCAAGCATCCACACCGTCTGAAAGACTGCAGAAAATTCAGAGACATCCCCGTGGAGAAAAGAGCGCAAATTGTGAAGGAAGCCAACTTGTGCCTTCGTTGCTTAGGCAGCGACCACCTTAGCCGCGCGTGCACACGTACCGAACGTTGCTCGAAGCCCGACTGCGATGGCATCCATCACCCACTTTTGCATGGCGCTCCACGGCTCTACCCTCAAAGGATGGGCCCAGGATCAACGACTACGAAATTCTCCGGCTCTGTCGCAACCAAATCGGCAGGTAGCCGTACTCTACTACCGATTGTTCCTGTGATCCTGAAGGCCAACGGCAATGAATATCCACTCTATGCGCTCCTCGACCCTGGAAGCGAAATATCCGTGATAAGGGGGAAGACTGCGGCTCTCATCAATCTACGAGGCAAAGTCGAACGAGTTGCAACAAGAACGGTTAACGGTGAAACTAAATCTGTCGATCGTAAGATCGTCAATTTCAGTGTCACTTCAATTGACGGTCGCTTCTCCTTTGACATCTCGGATGCGCATGTGATGGACACCTTCGAACTCGACAAACGCCCGATCAATCTTGCTAGTCTTAGAGAGCAGTGGCCTCACCTCGCTCATGTTCCGGTCCACTCTACTACAAAGGAAGATGTCGCAATTTTAATAGGTCATGACCACCCGTCCGCAATAGAAATCTTCGAAACGCGCAAAGATCCCTTTGACCAACGAGCACCTCGTGCCTACCTGTCAGCCTTCGGTTGGTACATTGGAGGGCCATGCGGAAAACCCAGTGACGACACTCGCGATTGTTTCCATTCCCACCTTGCAGAAAGGGAATGTGACGTTCTTTTACAGCAATTCGTCGAGGCTGATACATTCGGCACGAAACCGAACGTCACTAAACCTATTGGTCGAGAAGAAAGGAGAGCGTGGGATATTCTGAATAACACCACAAGACACAACGGTGAACGCTACGAGGTCAACCTACTTTGGAAAATGGACAATCCGGACCTCCCAAATAACCTTTTCCTCGCCCAACGTCGCTTCTTTAATCTGGAAAGAAAACTTATTAAAGACAAGGACCTCGGCAAGGTTTATGGGTCGGTCATCAGTACATACGTCAACTTGCATCACGCACGCAAGCTATCCCGAGAGGAGATCAACGCCGGACCCCTCGGTCGAACGTGGTATTGTCCTCATCACCCTGTCTTCAACCCGAACAAGCCAGGAAAGTGTAGAGTTGTGTTTGATTTATCGGCCAAACACAACGGAATATGTTTGAACGATGCTCTTCTAAAGGGACCTGACCTCATGACAAACCTGATCGGCGTGCTTCTCCGTTTCCGTCAACACGCTATCCCACTCGTTGCCGACATCGAAAAGATGTTCCATCAGGTACGAATAAGATCTCCTGATGGGCCGGCCTTCCGCTTCATTTGGCGTGAACCGGGTAGCGCAAACCCCCCGGATGTCTATCAGATGGAAGTTCACCTATTCGGTGCCGTCTCATCACCAGCCATATGTGCCTACGCCCTGCAACAAGCTGTGAAAGACAGCGAAGATCCAAAGCTCTTGCTACGTCAAATTTCCCGACACTTTTACGTAGACAATTGGCTGACGTCTTTCCCTTCCACAAGCGAGGCTATTTCGACCGCACATCAACTGACTAGGGTGTTGAGGGCTGGTGGTTTTCCCTTAACTCAATGGGCCACCTCAAATGACGTTGTACGGAAGGCAATTCCCGGCCAACGAAAGGAAGGAGCCTCTATCAACATGGATTTGGATGAGGATCCTATTGAACGAACTCTTGGGCTAGTTTGGGACTTTCGACGTGACGTCTTCGTGCTTGGTGCTAAAGCGGAACCGGGAGGAAGAACTAAAAGGGATCTGCTGAAATCCATCTTCAGCATCTTCGACCCCCTCGGCTTCCTGGCCCCGATAGTTTTCCAAGCAAAGGTCCTGATGCAAGACATTTGGCGCCGTAAATTTGACTGGGACGATGAACTAAGCCAGGATCTTATCGATCGCTGGATCCGCTGGACCGAAACGTTGCCGTCACTCTCCAAACTCGTTCTCGAACGATGTATTTCTCCACCGCGAAACGATCTTACAGCAACGGAGCTACACATTTTTGGAGACGCGTCCGAATTAGGCTTCGGCGCTGTCGCATACGTCCGTTTCTTATTCAATGACCGCCCGGCCAGCGTCAAGTTCATCATCTCGAAAGCCAGAGTCGCTCCCCTGAAATTTCTGACAATTCCCCGCCTGGAACTCAACGCCGCTGTGTTAGCCGCACGTCTCGGCACGCAAGTGTGCGTTGAACACGACCTCGCCTTCGGCCAGATCTTTTACTGGACCGACTCGACAACCGTCCTTAGCTGGATTAATTCCAGGAATTGTCGCTTTAATAACTACGTCGGCAACCGGATCGGTGAGATTTTTGAGACCACGACTCCCGATCAGTGGAATTACGTACCAAGTGCGAGCAATCCGGCAGACGACGCCAGTCGCGGTCTAGATGCGTCTGAATTCACCATCGACCATCGATGGTTCTCTGGACCGTCCTTCCTTCGAGGATTAGACAACTGGCCTGAACTTCAATCCCTACCAGTAATTGACGAAACCGACCCGGAGATAAGAGAAACGGCTTGGATTGGGGTAGTCCAGCGGGAAATTGATGGAATCGACCTCCTTATAGATAGGAAATCGAGACCGCAGATCATCTTTAACGCCGTCGCCTACCTCTTTCGTTTTATCTGGAACGCGCGGCAGAGGGACCCCAATCAACGAAGAGCGAATGGACTCTCGGCCGATGAGGTCCAAATGGGAAAATCCTTCATTCTCCAGCGGACGCAAGCAAACGCCTACCAGCAAGAGATGAACTGTTTACGGGCCGGCCGCCCAATCGAAAAGGATTCAAAACTGATTAAGTTGGCTCCATTTCTCGACCATCGAGGCTTCATGTGTGTTGGTGGACGAATCGAGAAAGCGCCCTTACCGATCGATAGCCGCCACCCAATCATTCTTCCCCGCTCGGAAAGGATGACCGAGCTcatccttttcaaattacacCGCGATCGGGGTCATCTTTCGGCTAGCGAGCTTCATCATGAGGCACGTCGTGAGTTTTGGATTCCCAAAGGACTCATCACGGCTCAACGAGTTCGCCATCTTTGCTACCTCTGCAGGAGACGAAGCGCAAAGGGGACCACACCGATCATGGCTGCTCTTCCCACTTCCCGCTTGAAGGTTGGGTATCCCACGTTTACCCACACAGGAGTGGACTATTTCGGGCCTATCAACGTTACCATTTTCCGCCGAACGATTAAACGTTGGGGTTGCTTGTTTACATGCCTAACGTCAAGGTGTGTGCACCTCGAAATGGCGTACTCAATGGATACCAGTTCCTTCATTTCCGCTCTCGATCGTTTCCAAAATCGTCGAGGAGTACCCGCGTCCTATCATAGTGATAATGGGACAAACTTCGTTGGCGCGCAGAGGGAATTGGCCGAATGTCTCCAGAACTTAAACCAGGACGCCATCCTACGTCATTTAAACCGACAACCGTCCAAATGGGTGTTTAATCCGCCAGCTGCTCCCCATTTCGGAGGTGTCTGGGAGCGAATGGTAAGGGCCGCCAAGATCGCGTTACGAGCCGTTCTAGGAAACCAGCGCCTCACCGATGAAATCCTACTGACCGCCCTCACTTTAATTGAGAATATTCTCAATAGCCGCAAGCTTACTCCGATAAGCGACGACCCAAACGATTCAGAATGTTTAACTCCTAACCATCTACTGCTTGGTCGCGCAACTCCGAATCTACCGCCCGACGTCTTTACCGAGGATGATTTAACCGCTAAGCAGAGATGGCGCATCGCACAGGCAGTCGCGGACCAATTCTGGCAGCGCTGGATGAAAGAGGTACTACCAAGTCTCACTGAACGAGAGAAATGGTACCAAGAGCATCCTAACCTCCAGGTCGGAGATATTGTTGTCATCATTGATCCAGCAACGCCTCGAGGAACTTGGCCTACCGGAAAGATTATTCAAACCTTTCCCGGCGACGACGGAGTCGTTCGCTCTGTGAACATACAAACGAACGGAACCGAGCGTCATCGACCAGCGCATTCGCTATTTCTCCTCGAATCCGTACTAGTGCGGGAAGGTGCGCTTGGCACGGCAAAGCGCAGGGCCGGCGATGTTGCCGAGTTAGAGCTCGCCAAAACCGTCTCTTTTAAAAGCGATCTGGCAACGCCGCAGCCGGAGGAAGAGATTCGGTAA
- the LOC130695518 gene encoding LOW QUALITY PROTEIN: delta-1-pyrroline-5-carboxylate dehydrogenase, mitochondrial-like (The sequence of the model RefSeq protein was modified relative to this genomic sequence to represent the inferred CDS: substituted 2 bases at 2 genomic stop codons): MISSITKSTLHLLSTKRLYVGKSFLRCLSGPPIFQEPVTQPINLVNEPILDYFKGSSERSLLEDALQYRQSTCEEIPIVIGGKEYWTDNVHYQAMPSNHQKKIAKFCYATPELLQKSISASPEARKSWEKVSLHKKIDIFLKAGDLVSTKYRSQLIASTMLGQGKTVFQAEIDAACELADFLRFNAEFAQRLYDYQPVNVDPSIRNSVRHRGLEGFIAAFSPFNFTAIGGNLAYAPAIMGNVVLWKPSDTAMLSNYIVFRLMEESGIPPGVVNFVPAEGPTFGRVITTSPHLSAINLDLFRNSRKQFHXLWKQVGQNVDRFRNLPRLVGECGGKNYHFVHSSANVEHVVNSTLRGAFEYSGQKCSACSRLYVPSSLWKQIKEGLVEGMKQMKIGPVTEFDTFTSSVIDERAYNRITSYIKHAEEAPHLEIIAGEHRDKSIGYFIQPTLLETKNPRDRIMVEEIFGPVLTAFVYDDNAVEETLELVDSSTSFAXTGAVFAEDREFLVQAAEHLKMSAGNFYINDKSTGAVVGQQPFGGGRLSGTNDKAGSPHYLLRWTSPQAIKQSFSRLTQFKYHMEK; this comes from the exons ATGATTTCCTCTATTACAAAATCTACGCTTCAtctcttatctaccaaaagaCTCTATGTGGG gaaatcatttttgagaTGTCTCAGTGGACCACCCATCTTTCAAGAACCTGTTACGCAACCAATTAATTTGGTGAATGAACCTATTCTGG ATTATTTTAAAGGCAGTTCAGAAAGATCCTTACTAGAAGATGCATTGCAATACAGACAGTCCACTTGTGAAGAAATCCCAATTGTAATTGGTGGCAAGGAATATTGGACTGATAATGTTCATTACCAAGCGATG CCATCTAATCACCAGAAAAAGATAGCAAAATTTTGTTATGCTACTCCT GAATTGCTGCAAAAATCCATCAGTGCTTCACCAGAAGCTAGAAAGTCATGGGAGAAGGTTTCTttgcacaaaaaaattgacattTTTCTAAAAGCAGGAGATTTGGTATCTACAAAATACCGAAGCCAGCTTATTGCGTCAACAATGCTAGGCCAAGGAAAAACGGTATTTCAAGCTGAAATCGATGCAGCTTGTGAATTGGCGGACTTTTTAAG aTTCAACGCAGAATTTGCTCAGAGGCTGTATGATTACCAACCCGTGAATGTCGATCCGTCTATAAGGAATTCA GTACGACACAGAGGACTCGAGGGATTTATTGCTGCCTTTTCACCTTTCAATTTTACAGCAATAGGAGGAAACCTTGCATATGCTCCGGCTATTATG GGAAATGTGGTGCTCTGGAAACCGTCGGACACAGCAATGTTATCTAATTATATCGTGTTCCGATTGATGGAAGAGAGCGGAATTCCGCCTGGTGTGGTGAATTTCGTACCGGCAGAGGGGCCTACATTTGGCCGTGTTATTACCACCTCTCCCCACTTAAGTGCCATCAATTTGGATCTGTTCCGTAACTCTAGAAAGCA ATTTCACTGATTGTGGAAGCAAGTAGGACAAAATGTGGACCGTTTTCGGAATTTACCGCGGCTGGTTGGCGAGTGTGGAGGGAAGAACTATCATTTTGTCCATTCTTCTGCAAACGTCGAACACGTCGTTAACTCTACTCTTCGTGGTGCTTTCGAGTATTCTGGGCAAAAGTGCTCGGCTTGTTCCAGGCTTTATGTTCCATCTTCGTTGTGGAAACAG ATAAAAGAAGGCCTCGTAGAGGGCAtgaagcaaatgaaaattggaCCGGTTACCGAATTTGATACCTTCACATCATCAGTCATTGATGAACGGGCGTACAATCGCATAACCTCCTACATCAAACACGCTGAAGAGGCCCCTCACCTCGAAATCATTGCTGGGGAACATCGAGATAAGAGTATCGGTTATTTTATTCAACCAACGTTATTAGAAACTAAAAATCCGCGGGATCGCATAATGGTTGAGGAGATTTTTGGGCCTGTTCTTACTGCATTCGTTTATGACGATAACGCAGTGGAGGAAACATTAGAACTAGTTGATTCTTCTACATCCTTCGCGTGAACGGGAGCAGTGTTTGCCGAGGATCGTGAATTCCTAGTACAAGCCGCAGAACACCTAAAAATGTCTGCTGGAAACTTCTATATCAACGACAAGTCAACTGGCGCTGTTGTCGGTCAGCAACCTTTTGGAGGAGGTCGGTTGTCAG GAACTAACGACAAAGCGGGAAGCCCGCATTATTTGCTTCGATGGACAAGTCCACAGGCCATCAAGCAGTCTTTCAGTCGTCTGACGCAGTTCAAGTATCAtatggaaaaataa